The Deinococcus sp. AJ005 sequence CAGCGACGAGGTGTTCCGCGCCGCGTTGCAGGAAGTGCCGATCTACTCCCGCCCGGTCTGCAAGCCGCTCCTGATGCGTCTGGAGCGCAAGCTCAACGAGAAAGAAACGTTCGGTGGCAGCCTGACCATCGAGCACGTGATGCCCCAGAACGCAAATCTCAGCGAGTCCTGGCGACAAATGTTGGGGGAGAACTGGCAGGAGGTTCAGGAGAAGCTCGTCCACACCCTCGGCAACCTGACGCTGACGGGCTACAACAGCGAACTGGGTGACCGCTCCCTGGCCGAGAAAAAGACCCTTCCACCGAAAGCGGGCGATACGGTGGAATCCGAGCAACCCAAGGGTTACAAGTACAGCCGCCTGCTGATGACGCGGGCCATCGCCGATGAGGCTCGGTACGCAACCTGGGACAAGGACGTCATCCAGCAGCGCGCCGCGAAACTGGCCCTAGAAGCGAACTCCCTTTTCCCCTTCCCAGCCTTCACTTCCGAAGAACTCAAGGAGTTGCGCGCAGAAGGCCGCCAGCGCAGCAAAACGCCCACCGTCGAAGGTCATCTGGAGACCAGCAGTCCGGCGCTGCGCACCCTGTTCATGAACTTTCGCTCGCGGCTGCTGGCCCTTGATCCTCAGGTGATGGAAGCGGTCAAAAAACAGTATGTGGCCTATAAGATCGCGGGCTCCAACTTTTGTGACATGGTGCCGCAGCCATCGCTTCAAACCATCAAATGCTGGTTGAATGTTCCCTTCCACGATCTGGACGACCCTGAGCACCTGGCACGCGACGTATCGGAAAAGGGCGGTGCAGGCGACGGCAACGGCGAACTGGTCCTGGGTCTTCAAACCGATCTGGATGCGGTCTTGCTGATGGCGAAGCAGGCGCTGAACCATCAACTGGCGCTCAAGCAGACGTCGGCCCAGGCCAAAACTTCCTCTGGATCTGTGGATTTTACGAAGCTGACTGATAGTGCTGCACAGGTGCTCGAAGAACTGGGGTCGCGTGTGATCGGCCTAGGTGGGCGCAGCAACGACACGAAGCACTGCCGGACTTTCCGCGAACACCGGGTCTTCATGGAAGTGCAGCCCCGACGACATGGCGTCAAAGTTGCGGTCAAGCTGGACCCGGCAGTCCTGGAAGCCGACGCCCTCACAGGTTGGGGAGTCGATGGTCAGTGGCTGAACCGTACGCTCGAGGACCTGAAATCCCTGAACGACGCGTGGCCCGCCATCGAAGCCGCCTACGTACAGCAGAAACAAGGTTCTGGCAACGGAACTTCCGGCTCGGTCACCAGCGCGCAGAGCAAGGCGGCCAAGGCACTCTTCGAAGCGTTCCTGGTGGCTGGACCTGAGATCGGGCAGGACGTACAGGCGGATCCAACCCAGAAAAGCCTGAAATTTACGGTGGCGGGGCGCGAGTTCGCTCGGATCTACAGCAGTTTTTACAGCAGAGGTCTCGTCGCAGTGAGGTTGAACGTTCTCCCCGACACCTTGGACAACCCGGCGAATCTGGGCGGTACGGTTGATTCTGACCATGGGACCATAGGTTTTGTGCAGGGTCATTTTGAGGCCGTGGGCCATTCGGTGGATGATCTCCCCTTGCTTCTCGGACTCATCAGACAGGCTTATGAGGCGCATCGTGGCTGAGTGCCGTGCATAAGTACAGCGAGGATCACCTGATCAAACAGATCGCCACGAAGCTGGCCAGACAGTTGGGTTGCTACGCTGTCGCTGCCATCGCTCTCAGCAGCTCGTCGGGCCTACACTCTGCCTGAACACTTGAATCGGCTGCGCCAGCGGAGGCTGAGTGGGAAACGCACGCTGGCGCTGCGGGAGTTCGCGCTGGGACTCGAAGGTCTGGAACGCTTCGTGGCGGGAGAACCTCTGCGGCGCGTCCACGAGTGCGTTTTCGGGGTGAGCGCGCTGGAGAGCGAGGTCCTCGATCCCCGGCTATAGGGTCTGATCAGGGAAGCAGCTCGGTTACAGCCCGTTCAGCAACTCCTTCAGTCCGCTCACGTGGACGCCCGCAGGCTGTGAGACACCGGGACTCAGACAGATTACCTGGTCACCGTCCTGCATGGCTCTGGCCGGCTGGTCCGCGATCAACAGCGCGGGACCCTGGGGGACGCCGATGTCAGCGTCCCCACTGGCGATCCCATCTTCGGCGAGCATTCGGAGGTCCACGCTGACGCGGCGGGCGAAATTCTCGCGGGCCTCCCCTTCCCCGCGCCGCCACTGGTTTGCCCCACAGCGCACATTCTGGGCGCGGGCGATGTGGGGCGCAAGGACGGTCACCAGGGGGACGCCCTGGGCCGCCTGCGCCACCTTCGCGCCAAGGTCCACCATGCCGTCCCGTTCGATCACGCGGTAGCCCCCCTTATCGCCAGCCAGTTCCAGAAAGATGATTTCTTCCCGGCCTGGCTGGGTCAGGTCGACAGCCAGCAGCAGGCACGAGGTCTGCTCGCCCGACAGACCGAACTTGAGGCGCACGGTACCCAGGTCCATCTCACGCGTGTCCGCGTCTACGTCGGCCCGGCTCATCACACCGCAGGACGCGCGCGCCATCTTCGAGAACGGCACGCTGGTAAACGAGTACACCGAGGCCAGCACCAGCGTCGCCCCAGAGGCACGCAGCTCGGCCAAGTCGAGATCGACGTACTCGGTGGCTCCCACGGGCAGTGGGGCGCTGCGCAGGTCCCCGGAGTGGACCATGCCGGGCTGGCGCAGGCTGCTGTAACTGCACATTCCGATCTGCTGGCCCCACACGTCGTAGGCCATGGCCGACAGGTCCAGGTCGATCGAGCCTGCACCGCTCTGCTCGGCCCAGTGGACGAACAGCCGCGCAGTGGTGGCCGGCACTGCCCCCACAGGCGTCAGGGGCAGACGGCTGCCGGGAGCCAGACCCTCGTTGCCGTTCGAGGCGGCGCGGGCGGAAGGGGCCAGGCGCACGCCCAGCATGCCGGGTTCGATCTCCAGCAGATCCAGCGCCGGCGCCGCTGCGCCACGGCGCAGCAGCTCGTCTTCCAGGATCATCTGGGCTTCCCCGATCACCGCCTGGGTCAGCGGCATGCGGGTGTCGCCGAGGGCACGGGTGGTGGCCTTACCACGTGAACGGAACACGCGCGTGGGATCCGGCGCCCCGCGCCCAGCCAGGTGCGCGTGCAGTGAAAGCAGCATCACCGCCGTCAGCCTGGGCGCCGCTTCCTTCAGGGCCTTCAGGGTCTGAGGTGCGTGGCCCTGGACGCCGCTTTCCAACCGGAGCAGACGGTCCAGGCTGCGGGCCAGCAGTCCGGGCCGGGTGAGGAGCAGCGCCAGGGCCTCCCCGAGTTCACCGCCGGCCAGCGCCAGTTCCACCCCGCCGAGCAAGCTGCGGGCGCGCGCCCGTTCGCCTGGGGTCTGCGCACCCATTTTCTGGGCCAGTTCCACCGCCTGGGGGTGCAGTGCACCGAGCTGGCCCACGTTGCCGCCGGCGGACAGCAGCCCGGCGAGGGCCGCCACGTGGGGAAAGCGCTGCGGCGCTTCGTGGACGTGCAGTCGGGCCAGAACGCGCTTGAAGGCTTCGGGGTAGGTGTGGACCGCTTCCCACGCCAGGGTCTGGCCGCCTGTCCCCTGTCCGGTCAACCCAGCCAGGCTTCCGTTCAGGGCGCCCAGCACCTCACGGCGCTGTGGACGGCTCAGGCGCGGCACCCGGACATGCGGAGCGCGCTTGTTTTCTGCCAGACCGAGCAGGTTGCTCTCCGGGCTGATCGGCGGGCGGGCCAGCGTTCCGCCGCCGCCGCCCCAGACGTCGAGGATACGCAGCAGATCGACGGGCATCAGGCCCAGAGGCGAGGTCCGCAGTTGTTCGAGAAGCCCGCCGGCTCCGCCAGCGATCAGGGTGCCGACCACCAGCGCACGGACTTCGCGCTGCGGCATGCCGTGGCCGATCAGATGGTCCAGGATCGCCGTGGGCGACCGGCGGGTTTCGCCGCCCTGGGTCAGCAGGGCGCTCAGGGTGATCAGGTCATTGCGTTCCGTCTCCGACAGCGGGGTGGTCGAGGCAGCCAGGTTCGCCAACGCACCGAGCAGAGCCTGCGTCAGATCACTTCCGCCTGGTGCCAGGTCCACGCCGCGCGCGGGCAGCGGGCGGTCGGCGGCGCGTCCCCGGTCCGCCAGGGCCAGCCGCATCAGTTCGTCCGCGTCGCCCACGCGCAGGTGGCAGACCGCGCACGCGCCTTGGGCCAGGGTCCCGAGGATGCCCGTCGAGCACGCCTGGATGGACCGGGCAACGCCGGCGCTGACTGCTGGACTCCAGGTGCCGGACAGCACGTTGAGGTTGCCGCGCAGCGCGCAGGTCCCGGTACTCTGGGCTTCCAGGCCGTACCACGCGCCCAGGCGCTCCAGAAAAGCCGTGCCGGTGTCCAAGACCTGGCTGCGGGCGAAGTTGCGAAGCTGGGGCAGGCTCGGCGCGGCGCCGCGCGCGGCCCGCAGCGCCGCCACGCTGTGCTGCATCACGCCGAGGAGTTCCGTAGAGCTGGCCCCGTTCAGGGCGTCGATCAGTGCAGGGGTGGGCAGCGCGCCGGCAGCCAGGACCTCACCCAGGACCCGGGAAGCGCCAGGAGGCATGGCGTCACCCGCAGAGGCACTCCCGACATTCTCGCCACCAACCTCGACAGCACTGAGGCGGCGCAGCAGGACTTCGGCGCGGGCCGCTGGATTGACGGGCAAGCGGGGTGCTGGAGTCGTGGCAGTGTCGGCGTGGGTCATGGCGTGGTCCTCTTGGATCGGGTCTGGGTTGCTCATCAAAAAAGGCGCTTACAAGGAGCGCCAGAGGTACGGACTGAAATGGAATGGAGCAGAGGCCGGAAGGCGAACGCGCGGAAGTCTGTTAGAGGAGTGAAGGATGCGCGTTCAGGGGGCCGGCCCCGCCCATAGGCAGGGTTTGGGGTTGCGGAAGGCGGCAAGGCGAGATCAGGGACAGTGAGGAAGGATGCCTGGCCAGGGGCCGCAACGCAGTCAGTATGTCAGGTGGGCGGACGCGGCGAAATCTGCCGGATAGCCTACCTGTGTTGCACGGTGAGCAACCGCCTGAATACCCTG is a genomic window containing:
- a CDS encoding TerD family protein, which translates into the protein MTHADTATTPAPRLPVNPAARAEVLLRRLSAVEVGGENVGSASAGDAMPPGASRVLGEVLAAGALPTPALIDALNGASSTELLGVMQHSVAALRAARGAAPSLPQLRNFARSQVLDTGTAFLERLGAWYGLEAQSTGTCALRGNLNVLSGTWSPAVSAGVARSIQACSTGILGTLAQGACAVCHLRVGDADELMRLALADRGRAADRPLPARGVDLAPGGSDLTQALLGALANLAASTTPLSETERNDLITLSALLTQGGETRRSPTAILDHLIGHGMPQREVRALVVGTLIAGGAGGLLEQLRTSPLGLMPVDLLRILDVWGGGGGTLARPPISPESNLLGLAENKRAPHVRVPRLSRPQRREVLGALNGSLAGLTGQGTGGQTLAWEAVHTYPEAFKRVLARLHVHEAPQRFPHVAALAGLLSAGGNVGQLGALHPQAVELAQKMGAQTPGERARARSLLGGVELALAGGELGEALALLLTRPGLLARSLDRLLRLESGVQGHAPQTLKALKEAAPRLTAVMLLSLHAHLAGRGAPDPTRVFRSRGKATTRALGDTRMPLTQAVIGEAQMILEDELLRRGAAAPALDLLEIEPGMLGVRLAPSARAASNGNEGLAPGSRLPLTPVGAVPATTARLFVHWAEQSGAGSIDLDLSAMAYDVWGQQIGMCSYSSLRQPGMVHSGDLRSAPLPVGATEYVDLDLAELRASGATLVLASVYSFTSVPFSKMARASCGVMSRADVDADTREMDLGTVRLKFGLSGEQTSCLLLAVDLTQPGREEIIFLELAGDKGGYRVIERDGMVDLGAKVAQAAQGVPLVTVLAPHIARAQNVRCGANQWRRGEGEARENFARRVSVDLRMLAEDGIASGDADIGVPQGPALLIADQPARAMQDGDQVICLSPGVSQPAGVHVSGLKELLNGL
- a CDS encoding DUF262 and DUF1524 domain-containing protein — protein: MEARQELLLELLAGPNQQFEIPLYQRRYSWTDAQRAQLWADVLRVAQAPGGRRHFTGPVVFTQPRSGMGASSLNRSRLIDGQQRMTTTTLLLHALSEHLQAHPATAAALGKEADRLRADFLFNTKFNDDRHFKLRLSRADDATLRAVLKGEDLPEPAAREVLAGVAFFHKKLQEPGLNVAQIWEGLNRLEVVQIMLTEGVDDLGLIFESLNSTGKALAQADLIRNNVLMGLDEQAQNTLSEKHWQPMEELFAETGDGSYDRFMRDFLTLRSRSIPNESEVYEAFKAYRSSLPRQTTVTQLVQDIAQIAQHFMRIIQPFKEANPVVRLALEDLGALRLQVIQPFVLELLEDRQKGLLDHAGLTRALRLLESFLMRRAVVGERTAPLNRFFATLGRDLPKHEDYLRSLERALVRFQDSDRDGFPSDEVFRAALQEVPIYSRPVCKPLLMRLERKLNEKETFGGSLTIEHVMPQNANLSESWRQMLGENWQEVQEKLVHTLGNLTLTGYNSELGDRSLAEKKTLPPKAGDTVESEQPKGYKYSRLLMTRAIADEARYATWDKDVIQQRAAKLALEANSLFPFPAFTSEELKELRAEGRQRSKTPTVEGHLETSSPALRTLFMNFRSRLLALDPQVMEAVKKQYVAYKIAGSNFCDMVPQPSLQTIKCWLNVPFHDLDDPEHLARDVSEKGGAGDGNGELVLGLQTDLDAVLLMAKQALNHQLALKQTSAQAKTSSGSVDFTKLTDSAAQVLEELGSRVIGLGGRSNDTKHCRTFREHRVFMEVQPRRHGVKVAVKLDPAVLEADALTGWGVDGQWLNRTLEDLKSLNDAWPAIEAAYVQQKQGSGNGTSGSVTSAQSKAAKALFEAFLVAGPEIGQDVQADPTQKSLKFTVAGREFARIYSSFYSRGLVAVRLNVLPDTLDNPANLGGTVDSDHGTIGFVQGHFEAVGHSVDDLPLLLGLIRQAYEAHRG